The Buchnera aphidicola (Formosaphis micheliae) nucleotide sequence ATTTATAATAAAGGATTTAAACAATAAAATAAATTTTCTAATATTCTATTCCAATACGATCGAATAGACCATAATCTTTTATCTAATAATGTTGAATTATTAATGTATTCATATTGTATAGATGCTAAATTTTTTCCAAATTGATTATTGTCTATAACTAACGTAATCTCAAAATTTAACCAGATACTCCTCATATCTAAATTAACTGTTCCAACTAAACTTAATTGATGGTCTATTAAAATACTTTTAGTATGTAATAAACCTTTTTCAAATAAATATATTTTAACTCCAGCTTCTAATAATTCACTATAAAATGAACGACTAGCCCATTTCACAAAAATAGAATCATTATATCTAGGAATAATAATACTTACAGATATTCCTTTTTGTGCTGCAGTACATATTGCATAAAATAAATCGTTACTAGGTACTAAATAAGGTGTTGTAATTATTAATTCTTTTGTAGCAGAATAAATAGCAGTTAATAAAGCTTTATGTATAGTATCTTTTGGAAAATATGGACCAGAAGTTATAACCTGTATAGAATTATTTTTTATTAAAGTGTTTAAATTTATTTTATATTTATTTGGTATTTTTGGTAAAATTTGTTTACCAGTTTCCATTTCCCAATCATAAGAATAAATAATTCCAATGGTACCAGCTATAGGTCCTTCTATACGAATCATTAAATCTATCCATTGACCAACACCTGCTGATTTTTTAAATAAAGAAGGATCTACTAAATTCATGCTACCTGTATACGTAATATGATTATCAATTAAAATTATTTTTTTATGTTGTCTTAAATCTATTCTATCAATAAATATTCTTAATATATTAATCTTTAATGCTTCAACAATTTGTATTCCAGAATTTTTCATAATATTTACCCATTTACTACGAAAAAAATCTGTACTACCAGATGAATCTAACATCAAACGACAATAAATACCTCTTTTTGCTGATAGAATTAAAGCATTGGCAACATCATCTGCTAAACCACCTGGTTTCCAAATGTAAAACACTATTTCTATGTTATTTTTAGCTAAATAAATATCATGAATTAATGTGTTTATTGTTTCTGTAAAATTAGTTAATAATGTTAATTTATTACATTTTATCCCTAACAGACCTTGTCTATGTTTGCATAATTGAAATAATGCAGAAGCTACTTTACTATTTTTTTTTTCAAAAATATCATCAAAAGATTTAAAGTTAGTTAACCAAATATTAGCTTTTGACCATATTTTTTTAGCTAACTTAAATTGTTTTTTTTTAAAATAATATTTTTTAATAAATATACAAAGAATTATTCCAATTATAGGCAATATGCACATTATTGACACCATACTATTTATAAATATATTATAAATAACGTTAGGTAATTATTAAAATAATAGATATACAAAAAACATATATAAATTTATTTTTTTATTATCTATTTATTTATAATAACAAGTAAAAATATATCTTTTATAAATTTATTAGATATAAAATATAATAAATTAATTACAAGATACTCATAGGTAATAATTTTCTTGATTTTCCATTGTTATCTACAGCAACGTAAATAAATAGTGCTTCGCTAGTACAATAAAATTGACCTGTTTTTATAGCACACATTTTTTTAATCCATATTTCTATGCTAATAGTTAAAGAACTTTTTCCTATAGATAAACATTTTGCATAACAACTAACTAAATCACCTATAGAAATAGAATGTAAAAAAACAATGTTACTTACACATCCTGTTACTACTCTACCTCCAGAAATTTCTTTTGCTAAAATTCCTCCACCTATATCCATTTGAGACATAATCCATCCACCAAATATATTTCCATTAGCATTAATATGAGCAGGCATAGCAATAGTTTGTAGAACTATAGTTCCTCGTGGAAATATTTTTTTTTTTTCTATTTTTTTTATAGTCATAATTAAACTAATATCTTTATTAATGAGAATTATTTATTTTTGATATTAAATATATTATATATATATTCTAAGAAATAATTACAAATATTAAAGTTAACAATGAAAATAAAAAGTAAAAATTAAATACCATATTATAAAAAATATAATAATTTAAAAATTAATAATACTATATAATAAATAAAATAACCTAAAAAATATATTTTTTATATTAAATTATATGCAAAAAGTTTATAATTTAAAATTATTTAATAAAAATTTACCATTTAATATTTTATTAATACTTCAATATGATTAAATAATCATTTATTAATAATACTTCACTATTAAAATTTATATTTATATTTACTATAAAAAGAAAAAAAGTTATATAAACCTATGTATATCTATTTTATATAATATAATCAATAAAAAATTTTTAATCTTATAAAAAATATTTTTTTTTAAAAATATTAATATATAAAAAATATATTGATAAATAACAAATTTAATTAAAATATATTAATACTTTAAATGTAAATAATAATGTATATAATAGAAATAAATAAATAACAAAAATAGATAAAATTAAATTTTTATAAAGATAAATAATATGTAAGTTAAATTAAAATAAAATAATTTATATATATTCATTACTTATAAAAAATATAATTCATAGAATAACTATCATATAATTATATATCATCATATTAAACGTACTTTTATCAGAAATATAAATATTAGATAGTAGTGATGTTTTAATAGAACTTTTTAAAAATCTAAACTAATAAAAGATAATAATAATATATAACATATTTCTATATTATAAATAATAAATATTACAAAATTAATTTATCTTAATATTGTTAAAATAATTATTAATATTGATAAATAATTAAATAACAACTTAAATTTAAAAAAAATTTTGAAACTGAAATATTTTTTCAATTTATTT carries:
- the cls gene encoding cardiolipin synthase, which translates into the protein MVSIMCILPIIGIILCIFIKKYYFKKKQFKLAKKIWSKANIWLTNFKSFDDIFEKKNSKVASALFQLCKHRQGLLGIKCNKLTLLTNFTETINTLIHDIYLAKNNIEIVFYIWKPGGLADDVANALILSAKRGIYCRLMLDSSGSTDFFRSKWVNIMKNSGIQIVEALKINILRIFIDRIDLRQHKKIILIDNHITYTGSMNLVDPSLFKKSAGVGQWIDLMIRIEGPIAGTIGIIYSYDWEMETGKQILPKIPNKYKINLNTLIKNNSIQVITSGPYFPKDTIHKALLTAIYSATKELIITTPYLVPSNDLFYAICTAAQKGISVSIIIPRYNDSIFVKWASRSFYSELLEAGVKIYLFEKGLLHTKSILIDHQLSLVGTVNLDMRSIWLNFEITLVIDNNQFGKNLASIQYEYINNSTLLDKRLWSIRSYWNRILENLFYCLNPLL
- the yciA gene encoding acyl-CoA thioester hydrolase YciA is translated as MTIKKIEKKKIFPRGTIVLQTIAMPAHINANGNIFGGWIMSQMDIGGGILAKEISGGRVVTGCVSNIVFLHSISIGDLVSCYAKCLSIGKSSLTISIEIWIKKMCAIKTGQFYCTSEALFIYVAVDNNGKSRKLLPMSIL